In Bacillus cytotoxicus NVH 391-98, the following are encoded in one genomic region:
- a CDS encoding GRP family sugar transporter: MDILLALLPAIAWGNILLVSVKAGGGAYSQTLGMTMGALFFAIIMYVFTQPALTMTILIVGFISGVFWALGQANQLKTVERLGVSTTVTISTGMQLIATSIFGVIAFHEWTTTTTIILGTISILLIVIGVVFTSLDDKENAQPPGQLKKGLLTLIISTFGYLVYVIIIRWYNIDGWSAILPQAVGMFVGAIILTSKHKPFNKYAIRNTISGILWGTGNLFLLLSLPKVGVATSFPLSQTGIVISTFGAIVFLGEKKTKRQMIFIALGSIFIIGGAVLLGMTKA, translated from the coding sequence ATGGACATTTTATTAGCTCTTCTTCCTGCAATTGCATGGGGGAATATCTTATTAGTAAGTGTAAAAGCTGGTGGCGGTGCCTATAGTCAAACGCTTGGTATGACAATGGGTGCTCTATTCTTTGCAATTATTATGTATGTATTTACTCAGCCGGCTTTAACGATGACAATCTTAATTGTCGGTTTTATCTCTGGTGTATTCTGGGCTTTAGGACAAGCAAACCAGTTAAAAACTGTTGAAAGACTAGGTGTTTCGACAACAGTAACCATTTCAACCGGGATGCAACTTATTGCAACTTCTATCTTTGGGGTAATCGCTTTTCATGAGTGGACTACTACTACTACGATTATTCTGGGAACGATTTCAATTCTTTTAATTGTAATTGGTGTTGTCTTCACTTCATTAGATGATAAAGAAAATGCACAGCCACCAGGACAATTAAAAAAAGGACTTTTGACTTTAATTATTTCTACTTTCGGCTATCTTGTATATGTAATTATTATTCGCTGGTATAACATTGATGGCTGGTCAGCTATTTTACCACAAGCGGTTGGTATGTTTGTTGGAGCAATCATACTGACATCTAAGCATAAACCATTTAATAAATATGCAATTCGCAATACAATATCTGGTATACTTTGGGGAACAGGAAACTTATTCTTACTTCTTTCATTACCAAAAGTTGGAGTCGCAACAAGTTTCCCATTATCACAAACAGGTATTGTTATCTCTACATTTGGTGCAATTGTCTTCTTAGGTGAGAAGAAAACAAAACGTCAAATGATATTTATCGCATTAGGCAGTATTTTCATTATTGGTGGTGCTGTTTTACTCGGTATGACAAAAGCATAA
- the modB gene encoding molybdate ABC transporter permease subunit, which yields MTFDTLWLPVFLSLRVAALATIISMIFGTIIGRILARSSSRYKVFLETIFLLPMVLPPTVIGFFLIIIFGNHSPIGKWIETLFQQSIMFTSWAAVIASTVVSFPLMYQSAKTGFSIANEQIEDGARDLGASEYQVFLHVTLPLAFPALLSGMILSFVRALGEFGATLMFAGNIPGKTQTIPTAIYMAIDASNMPLAWTLVIITVSMSLIFLLCMQFINKRITF from the coding sequence ATGACATTTGATACACTTTGGCTACCTGTTTTTCTTTCTTTACGAGTCGCTGCACTTGCTACCATTATTTCTATGATTTTCGGTACAATTATTGGTCGGATATTAGCACGCTCCTCTTCGCGTTATAAAGTGTTTTTAGAAACCATTTTTCTATTGCCGATGGTGCTTCCACCAACTGTGATTGGATTCTTTCTCATTATTATTTTTGGAAATCATAGCCCGATTGGAAAATGGATTGAAACATTATTTCAACAATCAATTATGTTTACATCATGGGCAGCAGTCATTGCCTCAACAGTTGTTTCATTTCCGCTTATGTACCAATCGGCCAAAACAGGTTTCTCTATTGCAAATGAACAAATTGAAGACGGGGCCCGTGACCTCGGAGCAAGTGAATATCAAGTGTTTTTACACGTCACACTACCACTTGCATTCCCTGCATTACTTAGCGGAATGATTTTAAGTTTCGTACGAGCACTAGGAGAATTTGGTGCAACACTCATGTTCGCAGGAAATATTCCTGGTAAAACACAAACAATTCCAACAGCCATTTATATGGCAATTGATGCAAGTAATATGCCCCTTGCTTGGACACTTGTTATCATAACAGTTAGTATGTCGCTCATTTTCTTATTGTGCATGCAATTCATTAATAAGCGAATTACTTTTTAA
- the modA gene encoding molybdate ABC transporter substrate-binding protein — MNKFILRYIGLLTLSFFLIFSSACTNGNKKEKTNAKEEQTIELTISAAASLQDAFKEIEKQYKQKEPNIKLSFNFGGSGALQQQIEQGAPADLFFSAAEDKFQTLVKKGFINKKEGKDLLGNELVLVVPKESSIQTFQELKEEKVKKLAIGTPESVPAGKYAKALLTHENLWIDLQDKIVPTKDVRQVLTYVETGNVDAGIVYKTDALISDKVKIATAAPANSHEPIRYPVGIIKESKHKKEATLFYEYLQSKDAQTIFNKYGFTILP; from the coding sequence ATGAACAAATTTATATTGCGGTATATTGGATTGCTCACACTTTCTTTTTTCCTTATTTTCAGTAGCGCTTGTACAAACGGAAACAAGAAAGAGAAAACAAATGCAAAAGAAGAACAAACGATTGAATTGACAATATCAGCTGCCGCTAGTTTACAAGATGCTTTTAAAGAAATTGAAAAACAATATAAGCAGAAAGAACCTAACATAAAGCTATCATTTAACTTTGGTGGTTCTGGTGCACTTCAGCAACAAATTGAACAAGGTGCTCCTGCTGATTTATTTTTCTCTGCGGCAGAAGATAAATTTCAAACGCTTGTAAAAAAAGGATTTATCAATAAAAAAGAAGGAAAAGATCTTCTAGGAAATGAGCTTGTGTTAGTTGTCCCAAAAGAAAGCTCTATTCAAACATTCCAAGAATTAAAAGAAGAGAAAGTGAAAAAACTAGCAATTGGTACACCTGAATCCGTGCCAGCTGGAAAGTACGCAAAAGCTCTTCTTACACACGAAAACTTATGGATTGACCTTCAAGACAAAATTGTACCTACAAAAGACGTTCGTCAAGTATTAACATATGTAGAGACAGGAAATGTAGATGCTGGTATTGTATATAAAACAGATGCCCTCATTTCAGATAAAGTAAAAATAGCTACTGCAGCACCAGCTAACTCTCATGAACCGATTCGTTATCCTGTTGGAATTATAAAAGAATCTAAGCATAAAAAAGAGGCGACTTTATTCTATGAATATTTACAATCCAAAGATGCACAAACAATCTTTAACAAGTATGGATTTACAATCCTACCTTAA
- a CDS encoding substrate-binding domain-containing protein: MNHHSYTTEEVAKQLKVSKLTVYDLIKKGELPSYRVGRQMRIDAGDLEQYIRQMKTGKLQTSSVKVENKGAEHCIISGQELTLDMLAKHIENRMPNSNILRAYQGSLASLIKMYHGEQSVVSLHLFDGDTKEYNIPYVKRILVGQPCVVINLLARNVGFYVQKGNPNEIQNWSDLVKPSIQFVNREKGSGIRVLVDEQIRIQNLRKEYVQGYEWEESNHLGVASQIASGKADVGVGAEKVAQIVNVDFIPLMKEQYDLVILKNKKNEQLIEVVKDILQSIEFQNELLAIGGYDISKTGQIIYETN, translated from the coding sequence ATGAACCATCATTCCTACACAACGGAAGAAGTAGCGAAACAATTAAAAGTATCAAAGTTAACCGTATACGACTTAATAAAAAAAGGAGAACTCCCTTCTTATAGAGTCGGTAGACAAATGCGTATTGATGCGGGGGATCTAGAACAATATATTAGACAGATGAAGACAGGAAAGTTACAAACATCCTCTGTAAAAGTAGAGAACAAAGGTGCAGAGCACTGTATAATTAGTGGTCAAGAACTAACGTTAGATATGCTAGCAAAGCATATAGAAAATCGAATGCCGAATTCTAATATACTTCGAGCGTATCAAGGTAGTTTAGCAAGTTTAATCAAAATGTATCATGGGGAACAAAGCGTTGTTAGTCTACACTTATTTGATGGAGATACAAAAGAATATAATATTCCATATGTAAAACGAATTTTAGTTGGACAGCCTTGTGTTGTCATCAATTTATTAGCAAGAAATGTTGGGTTTTATGTTCAAAAAGGAAACCCAAATGAAATACAGAATTGGAGCGACTTAGTTAAACCATCTATACAATTTGTAAACCGTGAAAAAGGGTCAGGAATTCGTGTATTAGTAGATGAGCAAATTCGCATTCAGAACTTAAGGAAGGAATATGTTCAAGGGTATGAATGGGAAGAATCAAACCACCTTGGTGTTGCTTCGCAAATTGCTAGCGGGAAAGCTGATGTTGGTGTAGGAGCAGAAAAAGTAGCGCAAATTGTAAATGTAGACTTTATTCCACTTATGAAAGAACAATATGACTTAGTCATTTTGAAAAATAAGAAGAATGAACAATTGATTGAAGTGGTAAAAGATATTTTGCAATCTATAGAATTTCAAAATGAATTGCTAGCAATCGGTGGTTACGATATAAGTAAAACGGGTCAAATTATATATGAAACAAACTAA
- a CDS encoding lysophospholipid acyltransferase family protein: MYKPIACLLKYIFKTVGKVEVQGKEKLPKEGPYVVACTHTSFMDVLMLATGMYPTEIHYMAKKELFEKKFLNWFFKNVNAFPVDRANPGPSTLKIPSRLLKEGKVVGIFPSGTRSTEDVSLKAGAVTIAMRSRVPLVPAAYIGPTSVKELIKGKRAQLIFGDPIQIEAEEAMDRKAMMQKMTDQLNTKFEELKETLIKK; encoded by the coding sequence ATGTATAAACCAATCGCATGTTTGTTGAAATATATATTTAAGACTGTTGGAAAAGTAGAAGTACAAGGAAAAGAGAAATTACCGAAAGAAGGACCGTATGTTGTAGCATGTACGCATACAAGTTTTATGGATGTGTTAATGCTAGCAACAGGAATGTATCCGACGGAAATCCATTACATGGCCAAAAAGGAGTTATTTGAAAAAAAGTTTTTGAACTGGTTTTTTAAGAATGTAAATGCTTTTCCTGTAGATCGAGCAAATCCAGGGCCAAGTACATTGAAAATCCCATCGCGTTTATTAAAAGAAGGAAAAGTTGTTGGGATTTTTCCAAGTGGAACAAGATCTACAGAAGATGTCTCTTTAAAGGCTGGTGCTGTAACAATTGCGATGCGTTCTCGTGTGCCGTTAGTACCGGCAGCATATATTGGACCGACAAGTGTGAAAGAATTGATAAAAGGTAAGAGAGCACAGCTTATTTTTGGAGATCCAATTCAAATAGAGGCGGAAGAAGCGATGGATCGGAAAGCGATGATGCAAAAGATGACAGATCAATTAAATACGAAGTTTGAAGAATTAAAGGAAACTTTAATAAAGAAATAG
- a CDS encoding YitT family protein, which yields MVTQRIQEITLITIGSLLFAIGINYFAIPNRLSEGGIIGLTVVTYYLFGWSPGVVNFTLNAILLAIGYKFFDKKTMIYTIIGIVETSLFLYVTEHIGHRVNSDTLLAALFAGVFVGVGLGCMFRAGGTSGGSAILAQLANQYLGWSVGKGVLIIDIVVITGSVFIIGQEKAMYTLVAVFIGAKVIDFIVEGINTKTAVTIISDQPDLIRETITKHMTRGVTVLEGRGGYTGKNKEVLYVVINKQELVKLKQVIRDVDKEAFVVIHDVRDVLGGGFKAS from the coding sequence ATGGTTACTCAAAGAATACAAGAAATTACACTCATTACAATTGGTTCATTATTATTTGCAATCGGTATTAACTATTTTGCAATTCCAAATCGTTTGTCAGAGGGTGGAATTATTGGGTTAACAGTTGTTACGTATTATTTATTTGGATGGTCACCAGGGGTTGTGAACTTTACTTTAAATGCAATTTTATTAGCGATTGGATATAAATTTTTTGATAAAAAAACGATGATTTATACAATTATTGGAATTGTAGAGACGTCTTTATTTTTATATGTTACCGAGCATATTGGACATCGAGTAAATAGCGACACATTACTAGCCGCTTTATTTGCTGGGGTGTTTGTTGGAGTTGGATTAGGATGTATGTTCCGGGCAGGAGGTACATCAGGGGGATCAGCAATTTTAGCACAATTGGCAAATCAATATTTAGGATGGAGTGTTGGGAAAGGTGTTCTTATTATTGATATTGTTGTGATTACTGGGTCTGTCTTTATCATCGGTCAAGAAAAGGCGATGTATACACTTGTCGCAGTCTTCATCGGAGCGAAAGTAATTGACTTCATTGTAGAAGGAATTAATACGAAAACGGCAGTGACGATTATATCGGATCAGCCAGATTTAATACGTGAGACAATTACAAAACATATGACACGTGGTGTGACCGTTCTAGAAGGACGAGGTGGATATACAGGAAAGAATAAAGAAGTGTTGTATGTTGTGATTAATAAGCAAGAGCTTGTTAAGTTAAAACAAGTGATTCGTGATGTAGATAAAGAAGCATTCGTCGTGATTCATGATGTACGGGATGTACTTGGCGGTGGCTTTAAAGCAAGTTAA
- a CDS encoding precorrin-2 dehydrogenase, producing MFQTYPIMCNLTGKNVVIIGGGTIAYRKAASLQNTGAFVTIVSPHICNEMKELSYIEWKKKEFTEDDIQRAHLIYAATNHHEINMMVKRAAHDFQWVNVVSDGTKSSFHTPAIIRRNDYMISISTFGKSPSLAKKIKQKLLAHLPQILK from the coding sequence ATGTTTCAAACATACCCAATTATGTGCAACCTTACAGGTAAGAATGTTGTCATTATTGGAGGGGGAACAATTGCTTATCGAAAGGCGGCTAGTTTACAAAATACCGGTGCCTTCGTCACAATTGTAAGTCCTCATATTTGCAATGAAATGAAAGAACTATCTTATATTGAATGGAAGAAAAAAGAGTTTACAGAAGATGATATTCAAAGGGCACACCTTATTTATGCAGCCACGAATCATCATGAAATCAATATGATGGTCAAACGAGCTGCTCATGATTTTCAATGGGTCAATGTTGTAAGTGATGGAACAAAATCCTCCTTCCATACACCAGCCATCATTCGAAGGAATGACTATATGATAAGCATTTCCACCTTTGGCAAAAGTCCATCACTTGCAAAGAAAATAAAACAGAAATTATTAGCTCACTTGCCTCAAATATTAAAATAA
- a CDS encoding sirohydrochlorin chelatase, giving the protein MKAIVYIGHGSRLQEGNEQFKHFIRSVMQERNEKIQKVGFLELATPTVQEAIYEAITEGATEIVVVPVLLFAAAHYKRDVPFEIKTIEQLYPHISFSVAPPFSIHPFMIKLVIKRIHEMQPIQESEILLVGRGSSDAQPIYELKQIGLAVEQKLKIPVTCTFLTKGTPSFIDMLAKTAPTAKHIYIMPYLLFTGLLLQKIKKYAKIYDNVSTCNCLQFDSYMKFTLLERMEEHVHVSNIPNYVQPYR; this is encoded by the coding sequence ATGAAAGCAATTGTATATATTGGTCATGGTAGTCGTCTGCAAGAGGGCAATGAGCAATTCAAACATTTTATTCGTTCTGTTATGCAGGAACGAAACGAGAAAATACAAAAGGTGGGATTTCTGGAACTTGCAACTCCAACCGTTCAAGAGGCTATTTATGAAGCGATTACTGAAGGGGCCACTGAAATTGTAGTTGTCCCTGTTTTACTATTCGCAGCTGCTCATTATAAACGCGATGTCCCTTTTGAAATAAAAACAATAGAACAGCTCTATCCGCACATTTCATTTTCAGTTGCACCACCTTTTAGTATCCATCCATTCATGATTAAACTTGTAATAAAACGAATACATGAAATGCAGCCCATACAAGAAAGTGAAATTCTACTAGTCGGCCGAGGCAGTAGTGATGCTCAGCCTATCTATGAATTAAAACAAATCGGTTTAGCTGTGGAACAAAAATTAAAAATACCGGTAACGTGCACCTTTTTAACAAAAGGGACACCTTCTTTTATAGATATGCTAGCTAAAACAGCACCTACTGCAAAGCATATCTATATTATGCCTTATCTTCTCTTTACCGGATTACTGCTTCAAAAGATAAAAAAGTATGCAAAAATATATGATAATGTGAGCACTTGTAACTGTCTTCAATTTGATTCTTATATGAAATTTACTTTGTTAGAACGAATGGAGGAACATGTACATGTTTCAAACATACCCAATTATGTGCAACCTTACAGGTAA
- a CDS encoding uroporphyrin-III C-methyltransferase, with the protein MNGYVYLIGAGPGDEGLITKKAVNYLKKADIVLYDHLLNPSLLRYTKPTCELIYCGKMPTNHIMRQGMINTCLVQAAKEGKIVVRLKGGDPSIFGRVGEEAAALATANISYEIVPGITSSSAAGSYAGIPLTHRDYSNSVTLLTGHTKGTICDQVDYSNLLNSDTIAFYMGIKNLPIICKNLLQAGKRNDTPVAVIEWGTTGKQRVVTGTLSTIAEDVKKENISNPSMTIVGEVVSLRKQLAWQERKPLHGRKILFVSATNKVSKYAEILREAGAEIYQIPTFKKQEHSLTANELGEIFEAERLVFCSPESMEIFLQSCTKHGKDIRSLQAKLQYMNAKTGQMFMKYGLLGTPATFSTETTVYLGRNIKRIDVIKNKIGAGLFLMTHEYTIDNRFDEIHARMLTEFTWDSIFFEGRATIDTFLAEINRLRFNDISKLPFSYMDEATLQYANKVGLHCIDHQVQRIVDQTEVTAS; encoded by the coding sequence ATGAACGGATACGTATATTTAATTGGTGCTGGACCTGGTGATGAAGGGCTGATTACAAAAAAAGCAGTAAACTACTTAAAAAAGGCAGATATTGTGTTATATGACCACTTATTAAACCCAAGTTTACTTCGCTATACAAAGCCAACATGCGAACTCATATACTGCGGAAAAATGCCAACAAATCATATTATGCGTCAAGGCATGATTAATACTTGTTTAGTACAGGCAGCAAAGGAAGGAAAAATCGTCGTTCGTTTAAAAGGCGGCGATCCTTCCATCTTTGGTCGTGTTGGTGAAGAAGCAGCTGCTTTAGCTACAGCAAACATTTCATACGAAATCGTCCCAGGGATTACCTCCAGCAGTGCCGCTGGTTCGTACGCCGGTATCCCTCTCACCCATCGCGATTACAGTAATAGTGTAACTTTGCTAACTGGACACACAAAAGGGACAATTTGCGATCAAGTTGATTACAGCAATCTTTTAAATAGCGATACAATTGCCTTTTATATGGGGATTAAAAACTTACCAATAATTTGTAAAAATTTATTACAAGCTGGTAAAAGAAACGATACACCTGTAGCAGTCATTGAATGGGGCACAACTGGAAAGCAGCGAGTAGTAACAGGTACGCTCTCTACAATTGCGGAAGATGTAAAAAAAGAAAACATTTCGAACCCTTCCATGACCATTGTCGGGGAAGTCGTATCATTACGGAAACAACTTGCTTGGCAAGAACGGAAACCTCTTCATGGAAGAAAAATTTTATTTGTCTCTGCAACAAATAAAGTAAGTAAATATGCAGAAATACTGCGAGAAGCTGGAGCAGAAATATACCAAATACCTACCTTCAAAAAGCAAGAACATTCTTTAACAGCAAATGAACTCGGTGAAATATTCGAAGCGGAACGCCTTGTTTTCTGTTCACCAGAAAGCATGGAAATCTTCTTGCAATCTTGCACAAAACATGGAAAAGATATTCGTTCCTTACAAGCGAAACTTCAATATATGAATGCAAAGACAGGGCAAATGTTTATGAAGTACGGATTACTGGGCACACCTGCTACATTTTCTACAGAAACAACCGTTTATTTAGGGCGGAATATAAAACGAATTGACGTCATCAAGAACAAAATAGGTGCTGGTTTGTTCTTAATGACACATGAATATACAATCGATAATCGTTTCGATGAAATTCATGCACGTATGCTCACTGAGTTTACATGGGATAGTATTTTCTTTGAAGGCCGCGCTACAATTGATACATTTTTAGCAGAAATCAATCGCCTTCGTTTTAACGATATTTCGAAATTACCATTTTCATATATGGACGAAGCCACTTTACAATACGCCAACAAGGTTGGGCTCCATTGTATCGATCATCAAGTACAAAGAATAGTGGACCAAACAGAAGTGACTGCATCATGA
- the nirD gene encoding nitrite reductase small subunit NirD, with the protein MLHTKQKIKIMRAKDLPMQIGKEVRIGDKSIALFRLANGDIRAVENRCPHKNGPLAEGIVSGEFVFCPLHDWKISLLTGEVQKPDDGCIQTHKVEVIQDDIYIYL; encoded by the coding sequence ATGTTACACACAAAACAGAAAATAAAAATTATGCGTGCCAAAGACCTCCCCATGCAAATTGGTAAAGAAGTACGAATCGGTGACAAATCTATTGCGTTATTTCGCCTTGCAAACGGGGATATTCGCGCTGTAGAAAATCGATGCCCGCATAAAAACGGACCATTAGCGGAAGGAATTGTTTCTGGTGAATTTGTCTTTTGTCCGTTGCACGATTGGAAAATTTCATTACTTACAGGCGAAGTTCAAAAGCCTGATGATGGTTGTATTCAAACACATAAAGTAGAAGTCATTCAAGATGACATTTATATATATCTATAA
- the nirB gene encoding nitrite reductase large subunit NirB: MKKRLILIGNGMAGIRCIEEILKQQPDLYDITIFGDEPHPNYNRIMLSHVLQGKTTTKDIIINEYSWYKENNITLYPNEKVITINREKQMVVTEKQRIVTYDKLIIATGSSAFILPIEGSNLPGVTGFRTIEDTQFMINAAKQYKKAVVIGGGLLGLEAARGLIDLGMDVHVVHLMPHLMEQQLDAKAASLLREDLEAQGMKFLMQKKTVKILGTDHVEGIQFEDGNVVPCDLVVMAVGIRPNTQLAKDAGLLVNRGIVVNDYMQTEDSAIYAVGECAEHNGIAYGLVAPLYEQGVVLARHITNTQTDKYKGSIVGTQLKVAGCDLFSAGQIYEDDQTRAISIFNECTRSYKKVFLRDNKVVGIVLYGDTADGTRLFRMLQKEEDIQEYTAVSLLHKAGEESGLDVASMSADDTVCGCNGVTKGTIVQAILEQGLTTFEEVKGCTKAAGSCGKCRPIVEQILSHTLGDHFDPSAQSIGMCGCTSLSRDEVVAAIHEKALKSPKEVRNVLGFVQEDGCSKCRPALNYYLRMTNPEEYADDKASRFVNERMNGNIQHDGTFSVIPRMYGGVTNADDLMRIAEVAKKYDVPLIKITGASRIGLYGVKKEDLPNVWADLDMTSGYAYAKSLRNVKSCVGSRFCRFGTKDSLGLGMLLEQSLEMVDTPHKMKMGVTGCPRNCAEALTKDFGVVCVENGFQLYIGGNGGTEVREADFIMTVPTEEDVLRIATAYVQYYRETGIYGERTAPWVERMGLEHVKEILQKEDMVTALNERFQTARSTYEEAWGQALKTKSLQAMYKVETVQ, from the coding sequence ATGAAAAAACGCTTAATCCTGATCGGAAATGGTATGGCTGGAATACGATGTATCGAAGAAATTTTAAAACAACAACCAGATCTTTATGATATTACTATTTTTGGTGATGAACCTCACCCAAACTACAATCGCATTATGCTATCTCACGTCTTACAAGGAAAAACTACTACAAAAGATATCATCATAAATGAATATAGTTGGTATAAAGAAAATAACATTACACTTTATCCAAATGAAAAGGTAATTACGATTAATCGGGAAAAACAAATGGTTGTTACTGAAAAACAGCGTATTGTTACATATGACAAACTTATTATTGCAACAGGTTCTAGTGCCTTCATTCTGCCGATTGAAGGTTCGAATCTGCCGGGAGTAACGGGTTTCCGCACCATTGAAGATACACAATTTATGATAAATGCTGCTAAACAATACAAAAAAGCTGTTGTGATAGGTGGAGGACTACTTGGCCTTGAAGCTGCTAGAGGTCTCATTGACCTAGGAATGGATGTACATGTAGTTCATTTAATGCCACATTTAATGGAGCAACAACTTGATGCGAAAGCAGCTTCATTATTACGTGAGGACTTAGAAGCGCAAGGCATGAAGTTTCTTATGCAAAAGAAAACCGTAAAAATTTTAGGCACAGACCATGTAGAAGGTATTCAGTTTGAAGATGGCAATGTTGTACCATGCGATTTAGTTGTAATGGCCGTTGGGATACGTCCTAATACTCAATTAGCAAAAGACGCTGGGTTACTTGTTAATCGCGGAATTGTTGTTAACGATTATATGCAAACAGAAGACAGCGCAATTTATGCTGTTGGCGAATGTGCCGAACATAACGGAATTGCTTACGGACTTGTAGCTCCTTTATATGAACAAGGAGTTGTATTAGCAAGACATATAACAAATACACAGACAGATAAATATAAAGGGAGCATCGTTGGTACGCAGCTTAAAGTAGCCGGATGTGACTTGTTCTCTGCTGGACAAATCTATGAAGACGATCAAACAAGAGCCATTTCTATCTTTAATGAATGTACACGTTCTTATAAGAAAGTCTTCCTTCGCGACAATAAAGTTGTCGGGATTGTCTTATACGGTGATACTGCAGACGGCACACGTCTATTCCGCATGTTACAAAAAGAAGAAGACATACAAGAATATACAGCCGTTTCCCTTCTTCATAAAGCTGGTGAAGAGAGCGGGCTTGATGTTGCAAGTATGAGTGCTGATGATACCGTTTGTGGATGTAATGGTGTTACAAAAGGAACCATTGTTCAAGCCATTTTGGAGCAAGGGTTAACTACTTTTGAAGAAGTAAAAGGATGCACAAAAGCAGCTGGTTCATGTGGGAAATGCCGCCCAATCGTTGAGCAAATTTTATCCCATACACTGGGCGATCATTTTGATCCTTCTGCTCAATCAATTGGTATGTGCGGTTGTACCTCTTTATCACGTGATGAAGTTGTCGCAGCTATTCATGAGAAAGCGTTAAAATCGCCAAAAGAAGTGCGAAACGTCCTTGGTTTCGTACAGGAAGATGGCTGCTCTAAATGTCGTCCTGCACTGAATTATTATTTACGTATGACCAATCCAGAAGAATATGCTGATGATAAAGCTTCACGCTTCGTGAACGAAAGAATGAATGGCAACATCCAGCATGATGGCACATTTTCTGTTATTCCTCGCATGTACGGCGGTGTGACTAACGCAGATGATTTAATGAGAATTGCAGAGGTGGCAAAGAAATATGATGTACCGCTCATAAAAATAACAGGTGCAAGCCGCATTGGTTTATATGGTGTAAAAAAAGAGGATTTACCAAATGTTTGGGCGGATCTTGATATGACATCCGGTTATGCTTATGCAAAATCCCTTCGTAATGTTAAATCATGTGTTGGTTCTCGTTTCTGTCGCTTTGGTACAAAAGATTCCTTAGGACTTGGTATGTTGCTTGAACAGTCATTAGAGATGGTAGATACACCTCACAAAATGAAAATGGGTGTTACAGGTTGTCCACGTAATTGCGCTGAGGCATTAACAAAAGACTTTGGAGTTGTCTGTGTTGAAAACGGCTTCCAGCTTTATATCGGTGGTAATGGTGGTACAGAAGTTCGTGAAGCCGATTTTATTATGACTGTTCCTACGGAAGAAGACGTATTACGCATCGCAACCGCTTATGTACAGTATTATCGTGAAACAGGGATTTATGGCGAGCGAACAGCTCCTTGGGTAGAACGAATGGGCTTAGAACATGTAAAAGAAATACTGCAAAAGGAAGACATGGTCACTGCGCTAAATGAACGTTTCCAAACTGCCCGCAGCACATATGAAGAAGCCTGGGGACAAGCTCTAAAAACAAAGTCATTACAAGCTATGTATAAAGTAGAAACTGTACAATAA
- a CDS encoding YxeA family protein, whose translation MRWEVLKKKIIITIIALAALLILLSPTRLGPVIDKYNPFYKTKEYYTVVNDIGQHIGDGWYEYEFIAYDEKGREKTIIKKVNHMLKRNEPLKIFAKGSYGESIVEIEPQDIPVQARTKLMAVN comes from the coding sequence TTGCGGTGGGAAGTATTAAAGAAAAAAATTATTATCACTATAATTGCACTGGCGGCTTTGTTAATACTCTTATCGCCAACAAGACTGGGACCAGTAATTGATAAATATAATCCATTTTATAAGACGAAAGAATACTATACTGTTGTGAATGATATTGGTCAACATATCGGTGATGGATGGTATGAATATGAGTTTATTGCTTACGATGAAAAGGGAAGAGAGAAAACGATTATTAAAAAGGTTAACCATATGTTAAAACGAAATGAACCGTTGAAGATCTTTGCAAAAGGAAGTTACGGTGAGTCAATTGTAGAAATTGAACCACAAGATATCCCTGTGCAAGCTAGAACGAAGTTGATGGCGGTGAACTAA